In one Butyrivibrio proteoclasticus B316 genomic region, the following are encoded:
- a CDS encoding DUF4298 domain-containing protein, with product MSKDFKHISDMEKIFDEVLDAQDYLDKAIEKYKKLQPKVQKLDKYYSSKQWKDDFAADERGEIPVSMKRGVLSEDGIYNMLERDKEILEMLGESVEESPESKKKLTYHEVVKKAQAAAKLRGEYGNKNVRLYPCKTWLNGDQINLWTYWQGHQYKDIDEKGVDILLVGQDWGNPEKDDKTIARIEAIQTGKSDSFYNDHASITDKNLKVLFKCLGCDIEKADPGQRLFFTNYSLGYRKGSEQGGMTRTLLREDERFFDDLVLSLNPKIIICLGKITYEAVTREKASGFVEQLRTGKPLVAPSPVCKKIKVYGVAHCGALGANNVGGMPIMIKTWKAIAKDYHKICGK from the coding sequence TTTCTGATATGGAGAAGATCTTTGACGAGGTTCTGGATGCTCAAGATTATTTGGATAAGGCTATTGAGAAGTATAAGAAGCTGCAGCCAAAGGTCCAGAAGCTTGATAAGTACTATTCCAGCAAACAATGGAAAGATGATTTTGCCGCTGACGAGAGAGGCGAGATTCCTGTAAGCATGAAGCGGGGAGTTCTTTCTGAGGACGGCATCTATAACATGCTTGAGCGGGACAAGGAAATTTTGGAGATGTTGGGCGAATCGGTAGAAGAATCTCCGGAATCAAAGAAGAAGCTAACTTATCATGAGGTTGTTAAGAAAGCCCAGGCGGCAGCAAAGTTACGTGGCGAGTATGGCAATAAGAACGTCAGGCTTTACCCGTGCAAAACTTGGCTTAATGGCGATCAGATCAATCTTTGGACTTATTGGCAGGGGCATCAATACAAGGATATTGATGAAAAGGGCGTAGATATCCTGCTTGTTGGTCAGGACTGGGGGAATCCCGAAAAGGACGATAAGACAATTGCTAGGATAGAGGCTATTCAGACCGGCAAGAGTGATTCTTTTTACAATGATCATGCAAGTATTACTGATAAGAATCTAAAAGTGCTGTTTAAATGCCTTGGTTGCGATATTGAGAAAGCTGATCCAGGACAGCGATTGTTTTTTACTAATTATTCGTTGGGATACAGAAAAGGCAGTGAGCAGGGCGGAATGACTAGGACTTTGCTTCGGGAGGACGAAAGATTTTTTGATGATCTTGTTTTATCATTAAATCCAAAGATTATTATTTGCCTGGGAAAGATTACTTATGAAGCTGTTACCAGAGAAAAGGCATCGGGATTTGTTGAGCAGTTGAGAACAGGAAAGCCATTGGTCGCACCTTCTCCCGTTTGTAAGAAAATTAAGGTATACGGTGTTGCACATTGTGGTGCTCTAGGAGCAAATAATGTTGGCGGAATGCCTATTATGATTAAGACGTGGAAAGCTATTGCGAAGGATTATCATAAGATATGTGGAAAATGA